From a region of the Paenibacillus lutimineralis genome:
- a CDS encoding FUSC family protein, with translation MTFGARMLKTGLAVTLALYAVMWLNLSPPLMAGIAAIFAMQPSIYRSWRYLIDQLQTNVLGAVLAMLGGMLFSNEPIAVGLVCIIVIMICLKLKMGETIGVTLVTVISVMEASGQWVFALNRLSLSLIGILSAFIINIIIIPPKPQVQYEGLIRKAFEQLSLLLRTAVSDEIKETVIHQEKRSLEDAINSLSEKYKLMEEDQKRLRKPKFSESRQMVIYKQMLRTLHKGYEVLDAIEQHYFQAVRSAELNKAFDAHLEQMIKFHEHIMLKFDNKLKPNALEAKEFAENNDRFLSEMLERYAERIDGALRLSIVSAEIYEYGYQLERLNRLADHSGSPEVQGEE, from the coding sequence ATGACATTTGGCGCAAGAATGCTCAAGACAGGACTTGCAGTCACGCTCGCGCTATACGCTGTAATGTGGCTGAATTTATCTCCGCCTTTGATGGCTGGGATCGCGGCTATTTTTGCGATGCAGCCGTCGATTTACCGCTCCTGGCGGTATCTAATCGATCAACTGCAGACGAACGTGCTCGGCGCAGTATTAGCGATGCTGGGTGGGATGCTGTTCTCCAATGAACCGATTGCGGTTGGGCTCGTATGTATTATCGTGATCATGATCTGTCTCAAGCTGAAAATGGGTGAGACCATCGGTGTTACCTTGGTAACAGTAATATCCGTGATGGAGGCCTCGGGACAATGGGTGTTTGCACTTAATCGTCTGTCGCTCAGCTTGATTGGTATCTTATCGGCTTTTATTATCAATATCATTATTATTCCGCCGAAGCCTCAGGTCCAATATGAAGGGCTGATTAGGAAGGCATTCGAACAGCTCTCTCTACTGCTTCGAACAGCGGTCTCGGATGAGATCAAGGAGACTGTGATTCATCAGGAGAAGCGCTCCCTAGAGGATGCGATCAACTCACTGAGCGAGAAATATAAGCTGATGGAAGAAGACCAGAAGAGGCTGCGAAAGCCCAAATTTAGTGAGAGTCGACAAATGGTTATTTACAAGCAAATGCTGAGGACACTCCATAAAGGTTATGAAGTGCTGGATGCGATTGAGCAGCATTACTTCCAGGCTGTTCGCTCTGCCGAGTTGAACAAGGCGTTCGATGCACACCTGGAGCAAATGATTAAATTCCATGAGCATATCATGCTGAAGTTTGATAACAAATTGAAGCCTAATGCGCTGGAAGCGAAGGAATTCGCTGAGAATAACGATCGATTCCTATCAGAGATGTTAGAGAGATATGCGGAGCGAATTGATGGGGCACTGCGGTTATCGATTGTATCTGCCGAAATTTACGAATATGGTTACCAATTGGAGAGGCTGAACCGTCTTGCCGATCATTCTGGTTCCCCTGAGGTTCAAGGGGAAGAGTAG
- a CDS encoding AI-2E family transporter, with translation MTFFKELFQMPGFRRVLALLVAIFVLYVSRSMLNMILITFILTYLINRLHRFITKHVDKLFKINRKITVLLIYVLMVGGLATTIYYYLPVFVEELTDLVNQVLSFYSNPPTNLPDNIILNFLVESIQDIDITKYLGQGFDFLLKTATDIGQWSLNLFIAIILSLFFLLEKEKVTNFTSKFKESRLSGLFVELEFFGKKFVHSFGKVIEVQFLIALVNSLISTIFLWIFGFPNLFALGIMIFLLGLIPVLGVIISLIPLCAIAFKIGGLVKIIYVLIMIAIVHAAETYVLNPKFMSNKTHLPIFYTFLILLVSEHFFGVWGLIVGVPVFMFLLDVLEVPVEDISPKRLRSKVAKTE, from the coding sequence ATGACATTCTTTAAAGAGTTGTTTCAAATGCCTGGATTCCGCAGGGTACTGGCACTGCTGGTCGCCATTTTCGTGCTCTACGTATCCCGCAGTATGCTTAACATGATTCTAATTACCTTTATTCTCACCTATTTGATTAATCGCCTGCATCGGTTCATAACGAAACATGTGGACAAATTGTTCAAGATTAATCGAAAAATAACCGTATTATTAATATACGTGCTAATGGTCGGCGGGCTGGCAACTACGATCTATTATTACTTGCCTGTCTTTGTTGAGGAGCTTACCGATCTTGTCAATCAGGTGCTTTCTTTTTACAGTAACCCTCCAACTAATCTACCGGACAATATTATTCTTAATTTCCTGGTGGAATCGATCCAGGACATCGACATTACGAAGTATCTCGGTCAGGGCTTTGACTTCCTGCTCAAGACCGCTACGGATATCGGCCAATGGAGCCTGAATTTGTTCATCGCGATCATCTTAAGCTTGTTCTTCCTGCTTGAAAAAGAAAAGGTGACGAATTTTACGTCCAAATTCAAAGAGAGTCGCTTGTCTGGACTTTTCGTGGAATTGGAGTTTTTCGGGAAGAAGTTTGTTCATTCCTTCGGTAAAGTTATTGAAGTGCAATTTCTGATTGCGTTAGTTAACTCACTGATTTCTACAATATTTCTATGGATTTTCGGTTTCCCGAATTTGTTCGCCCTCGGCATTATGATCTTCTTGCTCGGTCTTATTCCGGTCTTGGGGGTTATTATTTCTTTGATTCCGCTATGTGCGATTGCCTTCAAAATTGGCGGACTGGTCAAGATCATATATGTACTGATCATGATTGCTATCGTACATGCGGCGGAGACTTATGTATTGAATCCGAAGTTTATGTCCAATAAGACGCATTTACCGATTTTCTACACATTTTTAATTCTGCTTGTATCCGAGCACTTCTTTGGAGTCTGGGGACTCATCGTTGGTGTACCGGTCTTCATGTTCTTGCTGGATGTGTTGGAGGTTCCTGTAGAGGATATTTCGCCGAAGAGGCTCAGAAGCAAGGTTGCCAAGACAGAATAA
- a CDS encoding bifunctional 3-deoxy-7-phosphoheptulonate synthase/chorismate mutase: MNANLEELRTKLDTVNKELLRLLNERAEVVQAIGEIKEKQGVPKFDPVRERKMLDELTALNPGPFRDASIKHIFKEIFKASLNLQEEDHKRQLLVSRKKQPENTIIDVKGNLIGGSAQVMIAGPCSVESYEQLRTVAAALKEAGIKVMRGGAFKPRTSPYDFQGLGVEGLKMLKEVADEFGLATISEIVHPGHIELAEQYIDVIQIGARNMQNFELLKAAGEAKIPVLLKRGIAATLEEFVHAAEYIVVKGNTQVMLIERGIRTYEKWTRNTLDISAVPLLKQETHLPVLVDVTHSTGRKDILLPCAKAALAAGADGIMVEVHPDPQTALSDAAQQLDIPQFQQLWEGMRNSGLFTE; the protein is encoded by the coding sequence ATGAACGCTAATTTAGAGGAATTGCGCACTAAACTGGATACTGTCAACAAGGAACTGTTGAGATTGCTCAACGAACGTGCGGAAGTCGTTCAAGCCATTGGAGAGATCAAGGAGAAACAAGGCGTGCCTAAATTCGATCCGGTACGCGAAAGAAAAATGCTAGACGAACTAACCGCTCTTAACCCTGGACCTTTTAGAGATGCTTCGATCAAGCATATTTTCAAGGAAATATTCAAAGCTTCTCTGAATTTACAAGAGGAAGACCACAAGCGCCAATTGCTTGTCAGCCGTAAGAAACAGCCCGAGAACACCATTATCGATGTTAAAGGCAATCTGATCGGCGGCTCAGCACAGGTGATGATCGCCGGTCCTTGCTCCGTAGAATCTTACGAGCAATTGCGTACTGTTGCCGCAGCATTAAAAGAAGCTGGCATCAAAGTGATGCGGGGCGGCGCGTTTAAACCAAGAACTTCCCCTTACGACTTCCAAGGCTTAGGCGTTGAAGGCTTGAAGATGCTGAAAGAGGTTGCCGATGAGTTCGGTCTGGCGACGATCAGCGAAATTGTTCATCCTGGACACATCGAGCTCGCTGAACAATACATCGACGTGATTCAGATCGGCGCCCGCAATATGCAAAACTTCGAACTGCTGAAGGCAGCTGGCGAAGCTAAAATCCCGGTTCTGCTCAAAAGAGGTATCGCGGCCACGCTGGAAGAATTCGTACATGCAGCCGAATATATCGTTGTTAAGGGCAACACCCAGGTTATGCTGATTGAGCGCGGTATCCGTACTTACGAGAAATGGACTCGCAACACCCTGGACATTTCCGCTGTTCCGCTTCTTAAGCAAGAGACTCACCTGCCGGTGCTCGTCGATGTAACTCACTCCACAGGACGTAAGGATATTCTGCTTCCATGCGCCAAAGCAGCACTAGCGGCCGGTGCAGACGGTATCATGGTCGAGGTACACCCCGATCCGCAAACCGCTCTGTCCGATGCCGCTCAGCAGCTTGACATTCCACAATTCCAACAGCTGTGGGAAGGAATGCGTAATTCCGGTTTATTTACGGAATAA
- a CDS encoding lactonase family protein, producing the protein MSEKLMLFVGSYAESTDPGIYMYELDLATGEMKCLDSAAGLKNPTFVSVDKQGKKLYAIAETKNENEERIGEVVSYSIDPMQGKLTELNRGFTIQPSSSHIQIDHRSSYLAVSGYHGGNVGLVKIAADGTVDGLSDVQQHTGHGADPERQDRPHPHSVQFSPNNRFALVADLGLDRIKVYELDQAQDKLVYRSEAMMQPASGPRHMAFHPIGKWLYSINEVGSSLTVFNFEAESGSLTELETVSTLPADFQGENTTAEVAISQDGRFLYGSNRGHDSIVQFAIDAESGKLTLVEFVSSEGGHPRHFAITPDGEHLLAANRDSNNLVLFRIDRSSGKLSFTGHTAEVSKPVCVKPVHF; encoded by the coding sequence ATGTCAGAGAAATTAATGTTATTCGTCGGTTCTTATGCCGAGTCAACCGACCCTGGAATATATATGTATGAGCTGGATTTGGCCACTGGGGAGATGAAGTGTCTGGACAGTGCGGCTGGATTGAAGAATCCGACCTTTGTAAGTGTGGACAAGCAAGGGAAAAAGCTCTATGCGATTGCTGAGACGAAGAATGAGAATGAAGAGAGAATAGGGGAAGTGGTCTCTTACTCCATTGATCCAATGCAGGGCAAGCTGACAGAGCTTAATCGTGGATTTACGATCCAGCCATCCAGTTCTCATATTCAGATCGATCATAGAAGCAGCTATTTGGCTGTATCAGGCTATCATGGTGGTAATGTAGGCTTGGTCAAAATAGCAGCGGATGGCACAGTGGACGGATTGTCCGATGTACAGCAGCATACAGGTCATGGAGCAGATCCAGAACGGCAGGATCGTCCGCATCCGCATTCCGTTCAATTCAGCCCGAATAATCGCTTTGCACTGGTTGCCGACCTGGGACTTGATCGAATTAAAGTATATGAGCTAGATCAAGCGCAAGACAAGCTGGTGTACCGAAGTGAAGCCATGATGCAGCCCGCTAGTGGTCCGCGTCATATGGCGTTCCATCCGATTGGGAAGTGGCTTTATTCTATTAATGAGGTAGGATCCTCTCTCACGGTGTTTAACTTTGAGGCGGAGAGCGGAAGCTTAACTGAACTGGAGACAGTATCGACATTGCCAGCCGACTTCCAAGGAGAGAATACGACGGCTGAAGTAGCAATTTCACAGGATGGCCGCTTCTTGTATGGTTCTAACCGCGGTCATGACAGCATCGTTCAATTTGCTATTGATGCGGAGAGCGGGAAGCTAACGTTGGTTGAATTCGTCTCCTCAGAGGGAGGACATCCACGTCACTTTGCTATTACGCCAGACGGCGAGCATTTGCTTGCCGCTAATCGTGATTCTAACAATCTGGTTCTGTTCAGAATCGATCGAAGCAGCGGCAAGCTCTCGTTCACCGGGCATACGGCTGAAGTATCCAAGCCCGTCTGCGTAAAACCAGTCCACTTTTGA
- a CDS encoding LytTR family transcriptional regulator DNA-binding domain-containing protein, whose protein sequence is MMTVGLEERDVYEDLDPHDTYFFKIGGHGLVCFHGRNYSIKKRLSAEQTSTMISDTSFYRISTNCYVNLFKISEIRDNMLLFRDEIHGIKTITVPRRNLEQIRRLLPHNRDAQIDQIHRVG, encoded by the coding sequence ATGATGACTGTCGGACTAGAGGAACGGGATGTTTATGAGGATCTTGATCCACATGACACGTATTTCTTCAAAATTGGAGGTCATGGCTTAGTTTGTTTTCATGGCAGAAATTACAGTATAAAAAAGAGACTCTCTGCCGAGCAAACCTCAACAATGATCTCGGATACTTCATTTTATCGGATTAGTACGAACTGCTATGTGAACCTGTTTAAAATTTCTGAAATTCGGGACAACATGCTCTTATTCCGGGATGAAATCCATGGAATTAAGACCATCACTGTTCCACGCAGGAATTTGGAACAAATCCGGCGCTTGCTTCCTCACAACAGAGACGCCCAAATCGACCAGATCCATCGGGTTGGATAG
- a CDS encoding aldose 1-epimerase, with amino-acid sequence MNNQAFKGEFHGEPAVWLRYGNYEAAVLPEIGGNLIAFRDLENGYRFLREPEEAQMGEFKSNPGVHGIPVLYPPNRYEDGKFPWKGKVHQLPINEPATGNHLHGYLHTSAWEVVDLGQTSEESYVVVKATIDEQHMMYQYLPFKFTVKLRYSLSGEGLSQQLFVKNNGETEMPCLFAFHTAVNAPFAPDSTEDDCYLQLTIGERWELNERQLPTGNYQALSEGELKMKSSGVSPFFTSMDNHYTAVPQNGRNRMELTDTKLGATLVYDVGASYKQWMIWNNGASGKFFCPEPQINLVNAPNMDLPADEVGLFSLAPGEIWEETARIYLKAADI; translated from the coding sequence ATGAATAATCAAGCCTTTAAAGGGGAATTTCATGGAGAGCCTGCAGTATGGCTTAGATATGGCAACTATGAAGCGGCTGTATTGCCGGAAATCGGCGGCAACTTAATTGCTTTTCGAGATTTAGAAAACGGTTACCGTTTCTTGCGCGAGCCTGAGGAAGCTCAGATGGGGGAGTTCAAGAGCAATCCGGGTGTTCACGGAATTCCGGTGCTCTATCCACCGAATCGCTATGAGGATGGCAAGTTTCCTTGGAAAGGGAAGGTACACCAGCTTCCAATCAATGAGCCGGCAACAGGCAATCATCTGCATGGATATTTACATACTAGCGCTTGGGAAGTTGTGGACCTGGGTCAGACCTCCGAGGAGAGCTACGTTGTTGTTAAGGCAACGATCGATGAACAGCATATGATGTATCAATATTTGCCGTTTAAATTTACGGTGAAACTGAGATATTCTTTGAGTGGGGAAGGGCTGTCGCAGCAGTTGTTTGTAAAGAATAACGGGGAGACGGAGATGCCTTGTCTGTTCGCCTTCCATACTGCCGTGAACGCGCCATTTGCGCCGGACAGCACCGAGGATGATTGCTATTTGCAGCTGACGATTGGAGAGCGCTGGGAACTGAATGAACGTCAATTGCCAACCGGCAATTATCAGGCACTCTCAGAAGGCGAGCTGAAGATGAAGAGCAGCGGCGTATCGCCTTTTTTCACGTCCATGGATAACCACTACACAGCTGTGCCGCAAAACGGAAGGAACCGGATGGAACTTACCGATACGAAGCTGGGTGCTACGCTGGTATATGATGTAGGCGCATCCTATAAGCAATGGATGATTTGGAATAATGGAGCCTCTGGCAAGTTCTTTTGTCCTGAACCGCAGATCAATCTGGTGAACGCTCCGAATATGGATCTTCCTGCTGATGAAGTCGGTCTGTTCAGTCTGGCCCCAGGTGAGATTTGGGAAGAGACGGCAAGAATCTATTTGAAGGCTGCTGACATATAA
- a CDS encoding C40 family peptidase has protein sequence MIRPASQKALLCAVALLLLTACIGCSRQPVGPKVSSVPNQATHEHLIRADLVKDTNGINWIPLQSVAKDLGLRIKEKDGKVKLGYTDAMYELMPDHSKALSYGKEIILPDAPIRQNGNIYVTANSLSKLLGTKVQTDGRDGRHVRLGPLSSVTPVPRSTGTGESQKINRFNIFSVNGNRDELVTYAKKFMGVPYEFGAKPYEQSKKFDCSSFTQHIFKQFGESLPRLARDQAQLGMSVTRNELQKGDLIFFSVPGRFANDKIVGHVGIYIGNGEMIHTWGDPGVQISSVDSGYWKEHLLSMRRVS, from the coding sequence ATGATCAGACCTGCAAGTCAAAAAGCTCTTCTCTGTGCAGTGGCATTGCTTCTGCTTACTGCCTGTATAGGCTGCTCTAGACAGCCTGTGGGACCTAAGGTCTCCTCTGTGCCGAACCAAGCTACCCATGAACATCTGATTCGGGCCGATCTGGTCAAGGATACGAACGGAATCAATTGGATCCCACTGCAATCCGTTGCCAAGGATCTTGGCCTGCGTATCAAGGAGAAGGATGGAAAGGTCAAGCTTGGATATACGGATGCCATGTATGAACTGATGCCAGATCACTCTAAGGCCCTCTCTTACGGTAAAGAGATCATCCTCCCTGATGCGCCTATACGCCAGAACGGGAATATTTACGTTACGGCAAATTCACTATCCAAGCTGCTTGGAACAAAGGTACAGACCGATGGGCGAGATGGTCGTCACGTCAGGCTCGGACCTTTAAGCAGCGTCACTCCGGTCCCTCGTTCAACGGGTACGGGAGAGTCACAGAAAATAAACCGTTTTAATATTTTTAGCGTCAACGGAAACAGAGATGAACTCGTCACATATGCCAAGAAATTTATGGGGGTTCCTTATGAATTTGGGGCGAAGCCCTATGAACAATCGAAGAAATTCGACTGCTCCTCCTTCACTCAGCACATATTCAAGCAATTTGGTGAATCATTGCCAAGGTTAGCCAGAGACCAAGCTCAGCTCGGCATGTCTGTCACTCGCAACGAATTACAGAAGGGCGATCTTATCTTCTTCAGCGTACCTGGGCGATTCGCGAATGATAAAATCGTCGGACATGTGGGTATATATATTGGCAATGGCGAGATGATTCACACATGGGGAGATCCCGGTGTGCAGATCAGCTCCGTCGATAGTGGATACTGGAAAGAGCATTTGCTGTCGATGCGCAGAGTTTCTTAG
- a CDS encoding molecular chaperone DnaJ, giving the protein MSDLKKAYELLGLPENASREEVERVFDIELKKSRSKSAEQDFEMKLKAYKLITGADDRQKIEEKSRERYQKWGRFAGTAEKVEEFFRIYRTHVIVGIIAVIVLTVATVTFVNHRQEQKRLAALPPIDLSIMYLGNFMSDMDNGGDEGLEQAMLEQFPEWKRLKLTMTYLPPSDQAMGGADLAYQQKAMAILATEKPDIYILDQASYDWIGGSGVLEKLDEEANGILKPLLNENNKIIGRGEEDTEDHVYAIDITQSKLADQLPLGKLQMIVGLRGGSENHDKAIHFIERYLQESSTK; this is encoded by the coding sequence ATGAGTGATTTGAAGAAAGCCTATGAATTGCTGGGTCTCCCCGAAAATGCCTCACGGGAAGAAGTTGAGCGGGTCTTTGATATCGAATTAAAGAAATCGCGTTCCAAATCTGCTGAGCAAGACTTCGAGATGAAATTGAAGGCTTATAAGCTGATTACCGGTGCAGATGACCGCCAGAAGATTGAGGAGAAGAGTCGCGAACGATATCAGAAATGGGGCAGATTTGCCGGAACTGCAGAGAAGGTCGAAGAATTCTTCCGGATCTACAGAACCCATGTTATCGTTGGAATTATAGCTGTCATTGTTCTTACAGTTGCCACTGTCACCTTTGTCAACCATCGTCAGGAGCAGAAACGCCTGGCTGCGCTGCCTCCGATCGACCTGTCGATCATGTATCTTGGCAACTTTATGAGTGATATGGATAACGGCGGCGATGAAGGTCTGGAACAGGCTATGCTGGAGCAATTCCCGGAATGGAAGCGTCTTAAGCTGACGATGACTTACTTGCCTCCATCCGATCAGGCTATGGGCGGAGCAGATCTGGCTTACCAGCAAAAAGCGATGGCTATTCTGGCTACGGAGAAGCCAGATATCTACATTCTCGATCAGGCCTCCTATGACTGGATCGGCGGCAGCGGTGTTCTAGAAAAGCTGGATGAAGAGGCTAACGGCATTCTAAAACCGTTATTAAATGAAAATAACAAAATTATCGGCCGTGGTGAGGAAGATACCGAGGACCATGTGTATGCGATTGACATTACACAAAGCAAGCTTGCCGACCAACTTCCGCTCGGCAAACTGCAGATGATCGTAGGTCTCCGGGGAGGGTCGGAAAATCATGATAAAGCGATTCATTTCATAGAGCGTTATTTACAGGAATCTTCAACTAAATAA
- a CDS encoding LacI family DNA-binding transcriptional regulator, translating to MRSEDIAKLAGVSRSTVSRVINNYPNVPETTKAKVLRVIEQYQYEPNSFARALAGKRTDTIGLFAISMNEKENATRIYQNSYFAPIVDLVVDTANARGFYVLIHTVYSPGDFQKIKQAFLQKRIDGGILVGTQKDIELVRELVSQDSPLVLIDYDVSEIIAERLNKNHLAIINSMDYEGTAEAIEYLIGLGHQEIGILKGRMSTFSGRERYTAFESTLLNHGLTLRQDYVLEGEFLKETAYAETEKLIKRGKLPTALFCSNDDMAIAAMEAFAKHGIHVPNDISIIGFDDTQLASTISPKLTSVRLPIDDMAKSAVEKVIGLCNNEEAGFSNVSFPTRLVIRDSCKLTAR from the coding sequence ATGCGCAGCGAAGATATCGCTAAATTAGCTGGGGTTTCCCGCAGTACTGTATCACGGGTGATCAACAACTATCCCAACGTTCCAGAAACAACCAAAGCCAAGGTACTCAGAGTGATTGAGCAGTATCAATATGAGCCTAATAGCTTCGCCCGCGCGCTAGCCGGTAAACGGACGGACACCATTGGACTGTTTGCGATCAGTATGAACGAGAAGGAGAATGCAACCCGCATTTATCAGAATAGTTATTTTGCTCCGATTGTCGATCTGGTTGTCGATACCGCCAACGCACGCGGCTTCTACGTACTCATTCATACGGTATACTCACCTGGGGACTTCCAAAAGATCAAGCAGGCCTTCTTGCAAAAGCGTATTGACGGCGGGATCCTGGTAGGAACCCAGAAGGATATCGAGCTTGTGCGCGAGCTGGTAAGTCAAGACTCCCCCCTTGTTCTGATTGACTATGACGTCTCAGAGATTATAGCTGAACGGTTGAACAAGAACCATTTGGCGATTATTAACTCGATGGACTATGAGGGGACAGCCGAAGCGATCGAGTATCTTATTGGCCTGGGACACCAAGAGATTGGAATCCTCAAAGGAAGGATGAGTACCTTCTCGGGACGGGAGCGCTATACAGCGTTTGAGAGTACACTGCTCAACCATGGCCTAACACTACGGCAGGATTACGTTCTCGAAGGCGAATTTCTGAAGGAAACTGCTTATGCTGAAACCGAGAAACTCATCAAGCGTGGCAAACTGCCAACCGCACTGTTCTGTTCCAATGATGATATGGCCATCGCCGCTATGGAAGCGTTCGCAAAACATGGGATTCATGTTCCCAACGATATCTCGATCATCGGTTTCGACGACACGCAACTCGCTTCCACGATTAGTCCTAAGCTGACCTCAGTCCGGCTGCCTATCGATGATATGGCTAAAAGTGCCGTGGAGAAGGTCATCGGACTCTGCAATAACGAAGAAGCTGGCTTCAGCAATGTAAGCTTTCCGACCAGGCTCGTCATTCGGGATTCCTGCAAGCTTACCGCTAGATAA